The segment ACGGCATGCTGCGACTGCGTAATCAAGGCCCGCTTCTTCTGAGCCTGACGTCCCCAGAGAACAAAGACCACCCGCGTCTGCTTCGCGGCCACTAGCTCAATAATGCGATCGGTGAATAGCTCCCATCCATGTCCCTGATGCGAATTGGCCTGGCCAGCCCGGACCGTGAGGACCGTATTGAGCAAGAGGACTCCCTGCTTCGCCCAAGGCTCCAGATATCCATTGTTGGGAATCCGACACCCCACATCGTCATGGAGCTCCCGAAAGACATTTCGGAGTGATTGGGGCAACGGCCGAACATTCGGCTGCACAGAGAAACAGAGCCCATGGGCATGGCCAGGAGTCGGATAGGGATCCTGGCCGACGAGCAGGACTCGGACCGAGTCATAGGGCGTGGAGGCTAACGCAGTAAAGATATCATCGCGAGCCGGCAGGATCACCTGCCCATCAGCA is part of the Nitrospirota bacterium genome and harbors:
- a CDS encoding uracil-DNA glycosylase, with product MLPLIPQGWRPLLEEERRKSYYRELDAFLEKELADGQVILPARDDIFTALASTPYDSVRVLLVGQDPYPTPGHAHGLCFSVQPNVRPLPQSLRNVFRELHDDVGCRIPNNGYLEPWAKQGVLLLNTVLTVRAGQANSHQGHGWELFTDRIIELVAAKQTRVVFVLWGRQAQKKRALITQSQHAVVATAHPSPLSVRKFYGCRCFSQINRDLAEAGMAPIDWQIPDV